A part of Oncorhynchus kisutch isolate 150728-3 linkage group LG2, Okis_V2, whole genome shotgun sequence genomic DNA contains:
- the LOC109870737 gene encoding calcitonin gene-related peptide type 1 receptor-like has product MPKKKMDCFGYCWMVICLLLGTATEILVAASPEVNSTQQHLQLNVYHDIGLTRNKIVTAQFECYQKIMKDNDHNKIGPVCNRTWDGWLCWDDTEAGFTSEQHCPDYFQDFDPSEMVTKICSENGHWFLHPDSNRTWTNYTRCNEHTKEGRMTAMNLFYLALIGHGLSLISLFISLGIFFNFKSLSCQRVTLHKNLFFSFVLNSVITIIWLTAVANNQELVQRNPTSCKVSVFIHLYLFGCNYFWMLCEGIYLHTLIVVAVFAEKQHLMWYYLLGWGFPLIPASIHAIARSYYYNDNCWISSNTSLLYIIHGPICAALLVNLFFLLNIVRVLITKLKVTNQAESSLYMKAVRATLILVPLLGIQYVLLPYKPEERVSSEIYDYIMHILMHYQGLLVATIFCFFNGEVQGVLRRHWKQYRMQFGSTLTHSDAMRSASYTASSITDVQGCYSIDSNTEHLNGKGGCLDIETSILKSENPFA; this is encoded by the exons ATGCCAAAAAAGAAGATGGATTGTTTTGGGTACTGTTGGATGGTCATCTGTCTCCTACTGGGCACTGCTACTGAG ATCTTAGTTGCGGCTAGCCCAGAGGTGAACAGTACCCAGCAGCACCTACAGCTGAACGTCTACCACGATATAGGACTCACCAGGAACAAGATTGTGACAGCCCAGTTCGAGTGCTACCAGAAAATCATGAAGGATAACGACCACAACAAAATAG GGCCAGTGTGTAACCGGACCTGGGATGGATGGCTGTGCTGGGACGACACAGAGGCAGGCTTTACTTCGGAGCAGCACTGCCCTGACTACTTCCAGGACTTTGACCCCTCAG AAATGGTGACAAAAATCTGCAGTGAGAACGGACACTGGTTTCTGCATCCCGACAGCAACCGAACGTGGACTAACTACACGCGATGCAACGAGCACACTAAAGAAGGCAGGATG ACTGCCATGAATTTATTCTACTTGGCTCTCATTGGCCACGGCTTGTCACTGATATCCCTATTCATTTCCCTGGGAATATTTTTCAATTTCAA GAGTTTAAGTTGCCAAAGGGTCACTCTCCACAAAAACCTCTTCTTCTCCTTTGTTTTGAACTCGGTCATCACCATCATCTGGTTGACCGCTGTGGCGAATAACCAGGAACTGGTACAAAGAAACCCT ACAAGCTGTAAAGTGTCGGTGTTCATCCATCTTTATCTGTTTGGCTGCAACTACTTCTGGATGCTATGCGAAGGGATATACCTGCACACCCTCATCGTTGTTGCCGTGTTCGCTGAGAAACAGCACTTGATGTGGTACTATCTCCTCGGCTGGG GCTTTCCTCTAATTCCAGCATCTATACATGCGATCGCTCGCAGTTACTACTACAATGACAA TTGTTGGATAAGCTCCAACACTTCACTCCTCTACATAATCCATGGGCCCATCTGCGCTGCTCTGTTG GTGAACCTGTTCTTCCTGTTGAACATTGTGCGTGTCCTGATCACCAAGTTGAAGGTGACCAACCAGGCTGAGTCCAGCCTCTACATGAAGGCCGTGCGCGCCACCCTGATTCTTGTACCTCTCCTGGGCATCCAGTACGTCCTGTTGCCCTACAAACCAGAGGAACGAGTCTCCTCTGAGATCTACGACTACATCATGCACATCTTAATGCATTATCAG GGGCTGCTGGTGGCCACCATCTTCTGCTTCTTCAACGGAGAG GTGCAAGGCGTTCTGAGGAGACATTGGAAACAGTACCGTATGCAGTTCGGGAGCACCTTGACCCACTCGGATGCCATGCGGTCCGCCTCATACACAGCCTCGTCCATCACCGATGTCCAGGGCTGCTACAGCATCGACAGCAACACAGAACACTTGAATGGCAAGGGGGGCTGCCTTGACATCGAGACCTCCATCTTAAAATCGGAGAACCCGTTTGCCTGA